A single region of the Malus sylvestris chromosome 8, drMalSylv7.2, whole genome shotgun sequence genome encodes:
- the LOC126632237 gene encoding protein BASIC PENTACYSTEINE6-like, translating to MDDGGHRENGRHKADQYKAAQGQWLMHNQPSMKQVMAIMSERDAAIQERNLAFSEKKAALAERDMAFLQRDAAIAERNSAMMERDSAIATLHYRDNSLNSGNVSSCPPGCQISRGVKHMHHTQQQQHVHHMPHMNEASYGTRDMHTSDSITMPPETSAPTKSRQPKRPREPKTTQPNKKPSKSPRKMKRESEDLNKMTFDKLHDWKGGQDMGGEGDDLNKQVVVSKSDWKCQDLGLNQVAYDESTMPAPMCSCTGLLRQCYKWGNGGWQSSCCTTTMSMYPLPAVPNKRHARVGGRKMSGSAFNKLLSRLTAEGHDLSNPVDLKDHWAKHGTNRYITIK from the exons ATGGATGACGGTGGCCATCGTGAAAATGGAAGACACAAAGCAGATCAGTATAAAGCAGCTCAGGGTCAG tGGTTGATGCACAATCAGCCATCAATGAAACAGGTAATGGCCATAATGAGCGAAAGAGATGCAGCTATTCAGGAAAGAAATTTGGCCTTTTCCGAGAAAAAGGCTGCCCTTGCAGAGCGAGACATGGCATTCCTGCAACGAGATGCAGCAATTGCAGAACGAAATAGTGCCATGATGGAACGAGACAGCGCCATTGCAACTCTTCACTACCGGGATAACTCCTTAAACAGTGGCAATGTATCTTCATGCCCACCAGGTTGCCAAATTTCACGCGGGGTCAAACATATGCACCAcacacagcagcagcagcatgtACATCACATGCCGCACATGAATGAAGCTTCTTATGGTACGAGGGATATGCACACAAGCGATTCCATCACAATGCCACCAGAAACTTCAGCGCCTACAAAGTCACGGCAGCCCAAACGACCAAGGGAGCCCAAGACAACGCAACCAAATAAGAAACCTTCAAAATCTCCAAGGAAGATGAAGAGGGAGAGTGAAGACTTAAATAAGATGACGTTTGATAAATTACATGACTGGAAGGGTGGCCAGGATATGGGCGGTGAAGGTGATGATCTTAACAAACAGGTGGTTGTGTCAAAGTCAGATTGGAAATGTCAGGACCTGGGGTTGAACCAGGTTGCGTATGATGAGTCGACCATGCCAGCACCCATGTGCTCGTGCACCGGTCTCCTCAGGCAATGCTACAAGTGGGGGAATGGGGGTTGGCAATCCTCATGTTGCACAACTACAATGTCGATGTACCCATTGCCAGCAGTGCCCAACAAAAGACACGCCCGTGTGGGTGGGAGGAAGATGAGTGGGAGTGCCTTCAACAAGCTACTTAGCCGACTTACAGCTGAAGGCCATGATCTCTCGAACCCAGTTGATCTCAAGGACCACTGGGCCAAGCACGGAACAAACCGCTACATCACAATCAAGTAG
- the LOC126633524 gene encoding aldehyde oxidase GLOX1-like: protein MKSICLILSLILFSIHFSLTHAAGGKWQLLQQSVGISAMHMQLLRNDRVVMFDRTDFGKSNLALPNGECVRNDCTAHSAEYDVKTNTVRALTLLSDVWCSSGAVAPNGRLIQTGGNGAGDRRVRVFEPCTGCDWKEFANALGARRWYATDHILPNGQQIIIGGRRQFNYEFYPKTGSSSKVYSLPFLVQTNDAGEENNLYPFVFLNVDGNLFIFANNRAILFDYAKNKVVKTYPQIPGGDPRCYPSTGSAVLLPLKNLASPSVEAEVLVCGGAPKGSFVKANQGTFVEALNTCARIKINNPKPQWVMETMPQARVMGDMLLLPDGTVLLINGASSGAAGWEIGRNPVLNPVVYRPDNAIGSRFEQQNPTTIPRMYHSTAILLRDGRVLVGGSNPHEKYEFTDVLFPTELRLEAFSPDYLDAKYNNLRPQIVAPISQAKINYGKKLSIQFSVKGNLATQSVSVSMVAPSFNTHSFSMNQRLLVLEAENVKRVGTTAYQIQVTTPASGNLAPSGYYLLYVVHQKIPSAAIWVQIL from the coding sequence ATGAAGTCAATTTGTCTCATTCTTTCATTAATCCTCTTCTCAATTCATTTTTCTCTTACCCACGCCGCTGGTGGCAAATGGCAGCTCTTGCAACAAAGCGTTGGCATTTCCGCCATGCACATGCAGCTCCTGCGCAACGACCGCGTCGTCATGTTCGACCGCACAGATTTCGGCAAATCTAACCTGGCCTTACCCAACGGAGAATGCGTTAGAAACGACTGCACCGCCCACTCCGCCGAGTATGATGTCAAAACTAACACAGTCCGCGCTCTCACTCTTTTATCCGACGTTTGGTGCTCTTCCGGAGCTGTAGCCCCCAATGGACGCTTAATCCAAACTGGGGGTAACGGCGCTGGAGATCGCCGCGTTAGGGTTTTCGAGCCCTGCACGGGTTGTGATTGGAAGGAGTTTGCGAATGCCTTAGGCGCTCGCCGTTGGTACGCTACCGATCATATTTTGCCCAATGGACAGCAGATCATCATCGGCGGTAGGCGGCAATTCAACTACGAGTTTTATCCAAAGACCGGGTCTTCGAGCAAAGTCTACAGCTTGCCCTTCCTTGTGCAGACCAATGACGCCGGCGAGGAAAACAATCTTTACCCTTTTGTTTTCCTCAACGTGGATGggaatttatttatctttgccaATAATCGAGCTATTCTATTCGATTATGCAAAGAACAAGGTCGTCAAAACCTATCCACAAATACCGGGCGGCGACCCAAGGTGTTACCCTAGCACAGGTTCAGCCGTGTTGCTGCCGTTAAAAAACTTGGCGTCTCCGTCTGTTGAGGCTGAGGTTTTGGTTTGCGGCGGAGCTCCAAAGGGGTCTTTTGTCAAGGCAAATCAGGGTACTTTTGTGGAAGCTCTAAACACATGCGCTCGGATCAAAATAAACAACCCGAAACCCCAGTGGGTTATGGAGACTATGCCTCAAGCTAGAGTCATGGGTGACATGTTATTGCTTCCAGATGGCACTGTTCTACTCATCAACGGTGCATCATCAGGAGCTGCAGGTTGGGAAATAGGGCGCAATCCGGTTCTCAACCCGGTTGTGTACCGACCTGACAACGCAATTGGATCACGGTTTGAACAACAAAACCCTACCACCATACCGCGGATGTACCATTCCACCGCGATATTGTTACGTGATGGTAGGGTACTAGTTGGAGGTAGCAACCCTCATGAAAAATACGAGTTCACCGACGTGCTTTTCCCAACTGAATTGCGATTAGAGGCATTTAGTCCTGATTATTTGGACGCTAAATACAATAACTTGCGTCCGCAAATCGTTGCGCCCATATCACAAGCTAAGATCAACTACGGAAAGAAACTATCCATTCAGTTTTCGGTGAAGGGAAACCTAGCAACACAATCAGTGTCAGTGTCGATGGTGGCGCCCTCATTTAATACACATTCGTTCTCAATGAATCAGAGGCTGCTAGTTCTTGAGGCGGAGAACGTTAAAAGGGTAGGAACAACGGCCTACCAAATTCAGGTGACTACGCCGGCTTCCGGTAATCTTGCACCTTCAGGATATTATCTTCTGTATGTCGTTCATCAAAAAATTCCAAGTGCTGCCATCTGGGTACAaattctgtga
- the LOC126632238 gene encoding uncharacterized protein LOC126632238 translates to MEASKKGYAWAVSAGLCAASAAVSAKLITNQIVKYCFVVLFNVTMWGCFVQSLKNLSSLQATATNFATNFLTSGLAGYFLFQEPLSEKWFAGALLVVIGALVLSKSSIEKNVHTD, encoded by the exons ATGGAGGCTAGCAAGAAGGGCTACGCGTGGGCAGTCTCAGCCGGGCTCTGCGCCGCTTCCGCCGCCGTTTCGGCGAAGCTCATCACTAATCAG ATTGTAAAGTACTGTTTCGTGGTATTATTCAACGTGACAATGTGGGGGTGCTTTGTGCAAAGCTTAAAAAATCTGTCGTCTCTGCAAGCTACAGCGACGAACTTTGCTACCAACTTCCTCACTTCTGGTCTGGCTGGATACTTTTTGTTTCAAGAACCCTTATCTGAGAAG TGGTTTGCAGGTGCCTTGCTCGTTGTCATTGGCGCTCTCGTTCTTAGTAAATCAAGTATCGAGAAGAATGTTCATACGGATTAA